The following nucleotide sequence is from Salinigranum halophilum.
GACCCTCCGGAGGCGATTGGTCCGGTGCCCGAGACGGTCGTCGACTCGCTCGCTCGACTCCCGGACGCGCTCGGCCGCGCGTAGGGCGAGCGCCGCGCTCGTTTCACCCGACCGAGCCGCCTCTGTCATTTCATCTACTAATACTTTTCGGCACGGACGTGCCACCGCATATCCATAACAATTATTAAGGAAACCTTCTGGGTCTAAGTATGGCACGGGATAACACCTCGCCAAATCGCCGAGACGTGTTGAAAGCAGCAGGTGCCGCTGGCGTGGCTGGGCTGGCCGGGCTGGCTGGCTGCAGTGGCGGTGGCGGAGGCGGCGGAGGCGGCGGAGATGGCGGTGACGGTGGCGGCGGAGGCGGCGACGGGGGCAACGGTGGCGGAGGCGGCGGTTCCGGTGACGACTATCCGGAGCTCGGTAACTATCCCGTCGAGGGCGACGAGGTCGTCTTCGGCTTCAACGTCCCGCAGTCGGGGTCGTACTCTCAGGAGGGGGCGGACGAGCTTCGCGCGTACAACCTCGCAGTGCAGCACCTGAACAACGGCGGCGGCTGGGTCGACGAGTGGGACGACCTCTCCGGTGACGGCGTCTTGGGGAAGACAGTCGTCTCCGTCGAGGGTGACACCGCGACCGACCCCGACACGGCCCGCCAGTCCGCCTCGCGGATGATCAGCCGTGACGAGGCGATCATGGTGACCGGGGGGTCCTCGTCCGGTGTGGCCATCGCGGTGCAGCAGCTGTGTCAAGAAGAACGGGTCATGTTCATGGCCTGTCTGACCCACTCGAACGACACCACGGGGCCGGAGTGTGTCCGCTACAGCTTCCGCGAGATGTTCAACGCCTACATGACGGGGCAGGCACTGGCGCCAGTCCTCGCCGAGGAGTACGGCGAGGACCTCAACTTCTACCAGCTGTACGCCGACTACTCGTGGGGACAGACCCAGCAAGAGTCGATGAACCAGTTCTTCACCGAGGTCGGCGGCTGGACGCAGCTCGACTCCGTCCCGACGCCCCTTGGGACCTCCGACTACTCGTCGTACCTCTCGGAAGTCCCGAGCGACGCCGACGTGCTCGTGTTGAACCACTACGGGCTGGACGCGGCGAACTCCCTCCCGCAGGCCATCAACCAGGGTCTCGACGAGGAGATGGAGATCGTCGTCCCGCTGTACAATCGGCTGATGGCGGAGGCCGCGAGCGACTCCATCGAGGACATCTTCGGCACGGCCGACTGGTCGTGGCAGCTCGAAGACAGCGCCTCCCAGGCGTTCACCGAGGCGTTCCAGAGCGAGTTCGACAAGGTACCCTCGTACGCCGCCCGGCTGGCGTACACCCAGGCCTTGCAGTACGCCGCGGCCTGCGAGCGCGCGGGGACGTTCTACCCGCCCGAAGTCATCCGTGCGCTGGAGGACTACGACTTCAGCGGTGCCGGCCTCGGCGAAGAGACGATGCGTGGCTGCGACCACCAGGCACAGCGCGACGTGCTGGTCATGCGCGGGCTCGCTTCGGGCGACCAGACCGAGAGTCGACTGCTCGAGATCGTCAACCAGACCGGCCGGGACCAGCTCGGCTACGCCTGTGACGCGGGCCCGGCAGCCGACTGCGAACTCGGCGAGTACGGCGACGAGTAACCGACTCCAGACTACGTCCACCGACTTTCTTCGTCGTACCGAGACGAAGAGTCCCACGCGAATGTCAACACCGACAAATACTAACAGGTACCACGGGAACCGGAATTTGTACGAACAATCATGAGTCTCCTGTCGCAAGCCGTAACGATACTCCTCAACGGGCTCCAGCAGGGCGCGATATTCGCGCTGCTGGGGATCGGGTTGACCATCATCCTGGGCACGATGCGGTTTCTCAATCTCGCCCACGGGGCACTCTACCTCGTCGGCGCGTACATTGGGATGTTCGTCGTCCGGGAGACGACCCTCACCAACGGAGTGTTGCAGAGCCTCGGAATCACCAACTACGGTGTGGGACTCGGCTTCCTCGCCGCGCTCGTCCTCGTCCCCATCATCGGGGTCGTCGTCGGAGCGTTCATGGAGCGGTTCATCGCCGAGCCGTTCTACGACCGCCCCGAGACCGACCAGCTCCTCGTGACGTTCGGGCTCGCGCTCGTGGTCGAAGAGCTCATCAAGCAGGTCGTGGGGGGGAACACCTTCCAGCCGATTCCCCCACAGACCATCCTCGGCTTCCAGATGTCGGGGCCGATCACCCTCCCCATCGTCGGGTCGTTCCCGCGGTGGCGGCTCTATCTCGTCCTCCTCGCTGGCATCGTCATCGTCCTGACGTACCTCGTCATCGAGCGGACGGACTTCGGGCTGGTCGTCCAGGCGGGGACGCGTGACTCCGAGATGGTCAGACTGCTCGGAATCCCCATCAACCGGTCGTACACGCTCGTGTTCGCCGTCGGCGCGTCGCTGGCGGCCTTCGCGGGCCTCGTCGGTGCGTCCATCCAGACCATCAGCCCGCAGATCGGCACCCAGCAGGCGCTGATTCCCGCGTTCCTCACCATCGTCGTCGGCGGGGCGGGCTCCGTCGTCGGTGCCATCGCGGGTGGGATGGTGCTCGGCCTCATCGTCGCCGCGTTCCAGCAGACGTTCTCACAGTGGGCGTTCATCATGATGTACCTCTTCGTCGCGCTCGTGTTGGTGTTCAAACCAGAGGGCCTCTTCGGGGGCGTGGAGGTGGGCGAGTGAGCCCCGACCCAGAAAGCGACGGGGGCACTGTCGTCGACGACGCGACCGGCGCTCGCTCCGAGCAGAGCTTCTTCGAGCGGATGCAAGAGAGCGACACGATGTCGCTCGCCGGCTTCGCCGCGATGATCGTCGTCTTCCCGGTCCTCTTGGTGCAGGGGCTCGGCACCCTCGGCGACATCGTCGGCCTGCGGATCGGCGGCTACGTCGGCCTGCCGGATCTGGTGCTCATCTTCGGCATCGCCGTCATCGGCTTCAACCTCCTCTTGGGCTACACCGAACTGCTGTCGTTCGGTCACGCCGCGTTCTTCGGGTCGGCCGCCTACGCCGCGGCCATCTTCAGCGGCGTCCTCGACAGTCCGGTCGTGATGGTCGGCGTCGGCACGCTCGTCGCCATCGTCATCGCCTGGCCCATCGGCTACGTCTCCATCCGTCGGAGCGGGGTGTACTTCGCGGTCCTCACCCTGACGTTCGGGCAGATGCTGTACTTCTACGCGCTCGGGCCGGGGTCGTGGATCACCAACGGTGACAACGGCTACTCCGACATCTCGGTCGGACACCTGCTGACGGTGTTCGAACTCGACGAGGCCATCGTCGGCATCGACCTGCTCGAAGCGTACACCTGGCAGTACGTCTTCGTCGCGCTCTGTGCACTCTTCGCCCTGTGGTTCGGCTACCGCATCATCAACTCGCCGTACGGCCTCATCTTCAAGGCGCTCGGCGAGAACGAAGAGCGCGTCTCCTTCGTCGGGCTCAACGTCTTCCGGTACAAGCACATGGCGTTCATCATCTCCGCGGGCTACGCCGGCGCTGCGGGCGCGCTGTTCGTCATCCACGAGACGTACATCCACCCGACGACCGGTCTCTTCTGGATCACCTCCGGCGACTTCGTCATCATGACCGTCCTCGGCGGGACCGGTTCGCTCATCGGCCCCGTCTTCGGGGCGCTCATCTTCGAGTACGTCTCGAACGTCATCTCCGGCGTCTCGCTGCCTGTCATCGGCTCTATCGGCTCGTTGTGGCGCATCGTCCTCGGCGCGGTGTTCATCGCCGTCGTCTGGGTGTTCCCACAGGGCGTCTGGGGCGCTATCTGGGACGGTATCAGGTGGCTGACGAGCCTCGGTGGCGGAGGTGACGACCGATGAGTCTCCTCGAGACAGAGGACCTCCGGAAGCAGTTCGGCGGGCTGACCGCTGTCGACGACGTCTCGTTCCAGGTCGAACGCGGTGAGACCCGCGCCGTCATCGGTCCCAACGGGGCCGGCAAGTCGACGCTCATCAACTGCATCACCGGGATGCTCGAGCCGACCGCGGGGTCGGTCTACTTCGACGGCGACGACATCACGGGGATGGACCCACACGTGGCGGTCCAGACGGGTATCTCGAAGTCGTTCCAGACGGCCTCCATCTTCCCCAACATGACGGTCAAAGAGAACGTCGAAATCGCCGCCCTGGCGGCCGAACACGGGTCCTTCCAGCTCAACTTCTTCAAAAACCGGGGGTCGTTCGAGGAGGTCCACCGTATCTCCGAGCGGATGCTTGACGCGGTCGGGTTGCTCGAACACCGCGACAAGACCGCCGGGAGCCTCCCGTACGGCGACAAGCGCCGTCTCGAGATCGCCATCGCGCTCGCTTCCGAGCCCGAGATGCTGTTCATGGACGAGCCGACGGCGGGCATGTCGCCCGAAGAGACCAACTCGACGGTCGACCTCATCGAGGAACTCCAGGACGACCTGGGGCTGACCATCCTCATCGTCGAACACGACATGGAGATCATCTTCCGTATCTCGGACCGAATTTTGGTGTTGAACCGTGGCCGCGTCATCGCCGACGGGACGCCCGAAGAGGTGCGTGACAACGAGGACGTCCAGGAGGCGTACCTGGGGGGTGTCGAACTGTGAGCGACGACCCACTCCTCCGACTCGAGAACGTCGACTCGTACTACGGGCAGAGCCACATCCTGCGGGACATCTCGATGGAGGTCCGAGAGGGTGAGATCTGTGCGCTGCTCGGTCGTAACGGCGCGGGCAAGACGACCACGCTCCGCTCTATCGCCGGCGCGCGGCCGCCGGACGTCCGGGACGGACGCGTCCTCTTCGAGGGCCGAGACGTCACCGGGGAGACGACGGAGGACATCTCTTCGGGGGGCATCGCGCTCGTCCCCGAGGAACGCCGTGTCTTCCCGAACCTCTCCGTCGAGGAGAACCTGCACCTGCCCGACGTCGCGCGGAACTGGTCGAACACGTTCGGCCGGAACATCAGCGTCTCGAAGACCGGGTTGACGAACGAGGAGATATACGAGGACTTCCCCCGACTCGACGAGCGACGCACGCAGAAGGCGGGGACGCTCTCCGGCGGCGAGCAGCAGATGCTCGCCATCGCGCGCGCGCTCAAGCAGGGCGCGGACCTCCTGATGCTCGACGAGCCCTACGAGGGGCTCGCTCCACAGATCATCGAGAGCGTCGAAGACGCCATCGAGCGGATCCGCGACTCCGGCAAGACCATCCTGCTCGTCGAACAGAACGCGGTCGCCGCCATCAACATCGCCGACCGCGCGTACGTCGTCGACCAGGGTGAGGTCGTCTTCGACGGGAGCGCCGAGGAACTGCGCGACGACGAGGAGACGCGACAGCGGTATCTGGGGGTCTGACGATGGCCGCACACACCAGCGTCGACCCCGAGTCCGCGCTCGACCGCCTTGTCGACGAGGGCGTCGTCGAAGCACACGCCGACGGGTCGCTGACGACCACAGAGGCGTACGAGCGGACCCGCGTCGTCTACCACGATACGTACGGGAACGCGGACGAAGCGACCGTCGTTCAGGCGCTCTCGGAGGTCTTCGACGTCGACCGGGAGGCCGTCGCGGCGTACGTCGACGAACACGACGTCGGACCGGCAGACCTCGTCGCGTACCTGTCGTTACAGTCGTTTCTCGACCCGGTGCCCGACCGGGAGCTCCTCGCGACGATGGCCGCCCTCGTCGTTGAGGTCGGACCGGGCTCGCCGGTCCCCGGCCAACTCGACGAACTCGACGACGACAGCTACGAGGCGTTCCTCGCCGAACATCCCGACGCCGTGCTGACGGTGTGGAAGACGGGCTGTCATCCCTGCGACGCGATGAAGGACGACCTCGACGAGATCCTCGGTCGCGTCCCGGACGGCGTCGCCGTCGCCGGCCTCGACGGTGAGTCGATCCCGTCGTTCCGACTCGAGTACGGGGTCGACTCAGCGCCGGCCGTCCTCGCGTTCAGCGACGGCACTCTCGTCGAGTCGCTCACCGGTCGCCGGTCGCCCGTCGCGCTCGAACAGTTCTTCGCTGTCGTCTACGGGGACGACGACACCGTCGACCCCGTCGCCGCCGTCGAGGCGGCGGCCGACCGTGACGACGGTTCGGTGGAGTTCGTCGACGCCGACGCCGACGTCGACGAGTAACGGTCTCCGCTCTCTTTCGCCTTCCGCGTCACCGTCGCTCGTCGTCCTACTTTTTGGCCGTCGAGAAGCCGCACGTCTACCGCTCGTCCCGCGCCTCAGCTCGTCTCCGGCACGCCCGTGACCATCACGGGGCGACCCGCGTTGAGGATGACCGTCTGGGTGACGCTCCCGAACAGGGCCTTGCCGGCCGGCGAGCGCTTTCGCCCCCCGATGACGATGAGGTCGGCGTCGGCCTCGTCGCCGGCGTCGACGATGGCCTCCGCGGGGTCGCCGCTCGACTCCGTCACGTCGAACTCGATGCCGGCCTCGTCGAGGACGTCACCGGCTGCTCTGACGGGGGCGAGCTGTGTCGCCGAGGCACCGCTCGGGTTGTCGGTGAAGCTGTGGATGAGCGTGACACGCTTCTCCGAGCCATCGCCCGGCATCCCGGCGACTTCCTCGGCGCAGAGCTTCGCGTGGTCCTCGTCCTCGTCGACCCCGATAATGACGTGGTACATACATCACACGTCCGACGGTGATGGCTTAGTCCTTTGGGGATTCGGTCGACTGCGCCGCCTTACTCGATGTCGTCGCGTCCGACGGCGTCGACGTCGTCGACGAACTCCGAGACAGCGACGACGAACAGGAGCGGGATTCCGAGGACGACGGCGACAGTGAGACCGCCGTAGAGTCCGAAGCCAATCGCCGTCGGCGGAAGCTCGAAGACGAAGAACAGCGCCGGTGCCGACGGGTCGTCGACCGCGACGGTGAACAGCACGCCCATGACTGCCGCGATTCCGACCAGGACGGCGTAGAGGACGACGACGAACCGTCGGCCCCCGAATCCGTCGCCACCGTCGGCTGTCGACTCGGTGGGTGTCACACGCGTCGTTCGGGACGGCGGCGGATTAGCCCTTTCGACCGGGGACGAACCGCGGACCGATTGACCTTTACTCCCGGCACCCGAGATACGAGTATGTCGGATAAGGACCTTCTCGCGCTCGTCCTCGGTGGGGTCGCGCTCCTCATGTTCGCGACAGGAATCATCCTCGCGGTCTGAGACGACGACTCACTGTGACGGTGTCTCCGCGTCGTGTTCGACCCGCGCCAACACTCGTCCGGGGACGTACCCGACGAACGGACGCACGAGGTGTCAGTACACCTCGAACTACCACGCGGCGACCGGGTCGGGCCCTGCGGTCCGCGTCTCGTCGGTGACGGGTGTCCGCTCCTCGCCGTACGGACCGAACGAGAGGCCGGCGATGGTTTTTGCGTATCCACGAGGTCCGGGGTGGTCGACCGCCAGCACCGCCTCGTACCGTAGCCCGGTGGGTATCCCGGCCCCGTCGGTGACCGGCAACGGTCCGACGGCTCGGCCGGGACGCGTCGTGTGCACGTGGTCTCACCGTCCGAACGGCGGGAGCCGGCGCGAAGTACTCGTGAACTGGGCTCGCGAGTCGAGAGTCGTGACTCGGACCCGGTGAGGACGAACCGTAACGCGGGCGCGAAAAGTGTCGGGAGTCGTGTCGCGTCTCAGGCGTCGTCGGCTTCCGTGTCGACGTCAGCGTCGCCGTCGACCGCCCCGCCGTCGGTCGCGACTTCGAGTTCCTCCTCGCCGCCGTCGGCGATGGCCGTCTCGAGCTTGCGCTCGTACCACTGCCACTCAGCGGTCTCGAGGCCGTAATCCTTGAGATTCCACGGGTCGCCGTCTTCGACCTTCGGGCCCTCGAGCCAGGAGTTGACGAAGTTCCAGAGCCAGATGAGCTGCCCGACGAAGATGATGAGCGCGCCCAGCGTGGCGACCTGGTGGAGCGTGGCGAACTCGGGGAGGTAGGTCGCATAGCGCCGCGGCATGCCGCCGTAGCCGAGCAGGATCATCGCGATGAACGTCACGTTCGTCCCGATCATCGAGAGCCAGAAGTGTGCCTTCCCCAGGGTCTTCTGGTACATCCGCCCCGTGTAGAGCGGGAACCAGTAGTAGAGGCCCGCGAAGCCGGCGAACGCGATACAGCCCATGACGATGTAGTGGAAGTGACCGACCACGTAGTAGGTGTCGTGGAGCACGAGGTTGACGGGAATCGAGGCGAGGAAGACGCCCGTCACGCCCCCAATGATGAAGTTGGAGACGAAGCCGATGCAGAACAGCATCGGCGTCGTCAGTCTGACCTTCCCGTTCCACAGCGTCGTGATCCAGTTGAACGTCTTGACTGCCGAGGGAATCGCGATGGCGAGCGAGACGGCCATGAACGAGGCGCGGAGGCGCGGGTCGATACCCGTCGCGAACATGTGGTGCGCCCAGACGCCGAACGAGAGCACGCCGATGGCGAGCGTCGAGTAGACGACGAACTTGAAGCCGAACAGCCGTCGTCCCGCAAAGCGTGGCAGGACGTACGAGACGATGCCCATCGGCGGGAGCACGAGGATGTACACCTCGGGATGGCCGAAGAACCAGAAGAGGTGCTGCCAGAGGATGTAGCCGCCGTCGACGGAGAAGAACGTCGTGCCGAGGTTGCGGTCCATGAGCAGCATGATGATGGCGCTGCCGAGCAGCGGGAACGCGAAGAGGATGAGCCCCGACTGGGTGAGGATGGTCCACGAGAAGATGTCGAGGTTCGCCCAGGTCACCTCCTCGGCACGCTCGGTGAAGATGGTCGCGATGAAGTTGATCGCACCCATCGTCGCCGAGACACCGGTGAGGTGGAGCCCGAGCAGCATCAGGTCGACGCCGGCGTTGGCCTGGTTGCCCGACCCGACGCCCGACGACAGCGGCGTGTACATCGTCCACGCGGTCTGTGCCGGAATGAGGTCCGGGATGGGGAAGAAGCCGGCCCAGATGAGCAGCGCACCGGGCGGGAGGAGCCAGAAGGCGATGGCGTTGATGCGCGGGAACGCCATGTCGTCCGCGTCGATGATGAGCGGGACGAGGTAGTTCGCAAAGGCTGCGATGATGGGCGTTCCGAACAGGAACAGCATCGTGATGCCGTGGCTCGTGAGCATCGAGTTGTAGAACGTGTTCGAGATGAGGGTCATGCCGGGGTCGGCGAGTTCGATTCGCATCAGCGTGACCATCACCCCACCGACGACGAACGCGACGAC
It contains:
- a CDS encoding substrate-binding protein; its protein translation is MARDNTSPNRRDVLKAAGAAGVAGLAGLAGCSGGGGGGGGGGDGGDGGGGGGDGGNGGGGGGSGDDYPELGNYPVEGDEVVFGFNVPQSGSYSQEGADELRAYNLAVQHLNNGGGWVDEWDDLSGDGVLGKTVVSVEGDTATDPDTARQSASRMISRDEAIMVTGGSSSGVAIAVQQLCQEERVMFMACLTHSNDTTGPECVRYSFREMFNAYMTGQALAPVLAEEYGEDLNFYQLYADYSWGQTQQESMNQFFTEVGGWTQLDSVPTPLGTSDYSSYLSEVPSDADVLVLNHYGLDAANSLPQAINQGLDEEMEIVVPLYNRLMAEAASDSIEDIFGTADWSWQLEDSASQAFTEAFQSEFDKVPSYAARLAYTQALQYAAACERAGTFYPPEVIRALEDYDFSGAGLGEETMRGCDHQAQRDVLVMRGLASGDQTESRLLEIVNQTGRDQLGYACDAGPAADCELGEYGDE
- a CDS encoding branched-chain amino acid ABC transporter permease; the encoded protein is MSLLSQAVTILLNGLQQGAIFALLGIGLTIILGTMRFLNLAHGALYLVGAYIGMFVVRETTLTNGVLQSLGITNYGVGLGFLAALVLVPIIGVVVGAFMERFIAEPFYDRPETDQLLVTFGLALVVEELIKQVVGGNTFQPIPPQTILGFQMSGPITLPIVGSFPRWRLYLVLLAGIVIVLTYLVIERTDFGLVVQAGTRDSEMVRLLGIPINRSYTLVFAVGASLAAFAGLVGASIQTISPQIGTQQALIPAFLTIVVGGAGSVVGAIAGGMVLGLIVAAFQQTFSQWAFIMMYLFVALVLVFKPEGLFGGVEVGE
- a CDS encoding branched-chain amino acid ABC transporter permease; its protein translation is MSPDPESDGGTVVDDATGARSEQSFFERMQESDTMSLAGFAAMIVVFPVLLVQGLGTLGDIVGLRIGGYVGLPDLVLIFGIAVIGFNLLLGYTELLSFGHAAFFGSAAYAAAIFSGVLDSPVVMVGVGTLVAIVIAWPIGYVSIRRSGVYFAVLTLTFGQMLYFYALGPGSWITNGDNGYSDISVGHLLTVFELDEAIVGIDLLEAYTWQYVFVALCALFALWFGYRIINSPYGLIFKALGENEERVSFVGLNVFRYKHMAFIISAGYAGAAGALFVIHETYIHPTTGLFWITSGDFVIMTVLGGTGSLIGPVFGALIFEYVSNVISGVSLPVIGSIGSLWRIVLGAVFIAVVWVFPQGVWGAIWDGIRWLTSLGGGGDDR
- a CDS encoding ABC transporter ATP-binding protein; the protein is MSLLETEDLRKQFGGLTAVDDVSFQVERGETRAVIGPNGAGKSTLINCITGMLEPTAGSVYFDGDDITGMDPHVAVQTGISKSFQTASIFPNMTVKENVEIAALAAEHGSFQLNFFKNRGSFEEVHRISERMLDAVGLLEHRDKTAGSLPYGDKRRLEIAIALASEPEMLFMDEPTAGMSPEETNSTVDLIEELQDDLGLTILIVEHDMEIIFRISDRILVLNRGRVIADGTPEEVRDNEDVQEAYLGGVEL
- a CDS encoding ABC transporter ATP-binding protein; amino-acid sequence: MSDDPLLRLENVDSYYGQSHILRDISMEVREGEICALLGRNGAGKTTTLRSIAGARPPDVRDGRVLFEGRDVTGETTEDISSGGIALVPEERRVFPNLSVEENLHLPDVARNWSNTFGRNISVSKTGLTNEEIYEDFPRLDERRTQKAGTLSGGEQQMLAIARALKQGADLLMLDEPYEGLAPQIIESVEDAIERIRDSGKTILLVEQNAVAAINIADRAYVVDQGEVVFDGSAEELRDDEETRQRYLGV
- a CDS encoding thioredoxin family protein, translating into MAAHTSVDPESALDRLVDEGVVEAHADGSLTTTEAYERTRVVYHDTYGNADEATVVQALSEVFDVDREAVAAYVDEHDVGPADLVAYLSLQSFLDPVPDRELLATMAALVVEVGPGSPVPGQLDELDDDSYEAFLAEHPDAVLTVWKTGCHPCDAMKDDLDEILGRVPDGVAVAGLDGESIPSFRLEYGVDSAPAVLAFSDGTLVESLTGRRSPVALEQFFAVVYGDDDTVDPVAAVEAAADRDDGSVEFVDADADVDE
- a CDS encoding universal stress protein; translated protein: MYHVIIGVDEDEDHAKLCAEEVAGMPGDGSEKRVTLIHSFTDNPSGASATQLAPVRAAGDVLDEAGIEFDVTESSGDPAEAIVDAGDEADADLIVIGGRKRSPAGKALFGSVTQTVILNAGRPVMVTGVPETS
- a CDS encoding DUF7520 family protein; amino-acid sequence: MTPTESTADGGDGFGGRRFVVVLYAVLVGIAAVMGVLFTVAVDDPSAPALFFVFELPPTAIGFGLYGGLTVAVVLGIPLLFVVAVSEFVDDVDAVGRDDIE
- a CDS encoding cbb3-type cytochrome c oxidase subunit I; protein product: MGVFLVIVAVWLARVENWRSYTPLAGGGGFGGESTYVSREKPAGIIRWLTTVDHKDIGILYGAYAVVAFVVGGVMVTLMRIELADPGMTLISNTFYNSMLTSHGITMLFLFGTPIIAAFANYLVPLIIDADDMAFPRINAIAFWLLPPGALLIWAGFFPIPDLIPAQTAWTMYTPLSSGVGSGNQANAGVDLMLLGLHLTGVSATMGAINFIATIFTERAEEVTWANLDIFSWTILTQSGLILFAFPLLGSAIIMLLMDRNLGTTFFSVDGGYILWQHLFWFFGHPEVYILVLPPMGIVSYVLPRFAGRRLFGFKFVVYSTLAIGVLSFGVWAHHMFATGIDPRLRASFMAVSLAIAIPSAVKTFNWITTLWNGKVRLTTPMLFCIGFVSNFIIGGVTGVFLASIPVNLVLHDTYYVVGHFHYIVMGCIAFAGFAGLYYWFPLYTGRMYQKTLGKAHFWLSMIGTNVTFIAMILLGYGGMPRRYATYLPEFATLHQVATLGALIIFVGQLIWLWNFVNSWLEGPKVEDGDPWNLKDYGLETAEWQWYERKLETAIADGGEEELEVATDGGAVDGDADVDTEADDA